The Stigmatella aurantiaca DW4/3-1 genome contains the following window.
GTGGGCTGAGTGCAGCTCCAGGAGGCGGAAGCCCGCCGTGTGGGCGCGCACCGCCGTGTCCGCGAAGGCGCGGAGCACCCGATCGATGCCGGCTTTGTCGAGTGCCTGGGGCACTGGATAGGTGTCCGAGAACGGCTCCGCGGTGGGACCGACGGGCTTCCAGCCACCCGCCGAGGGGCTCACCGCGCCATCGCCCTTCCAGGGCACTGCGGTGGAGGCCTTGCGGCCCGCGTGGGCGATCTGAATGCCGGGCACCGAGCCCTGCTCGGAGACGAAGCGCGCCAGACGCGCCAGGGGCGCGATGTGCTCGTCCTTCCACAGGCCCAGGTCCTGCGGCGAGATGCGCCCCTCGGGGACGACGGCGGTGGCCTCGACGATGACCAGCCCCGCGCCTCCCACGGCCCGGCTGCCGAGGTGCACGAACTGCCAGTCATTGGAGAAGCCGTCCTCGTACGAGTACTGGCACATGGGGGAGACGGCGATGCGGTTGCGCAAGGTGACGCTGCGCAAGGACAGGGGCGAAAAAAGGAGGCTGCTCATGCTCATGACGCTCCCAAATAAACGCAGTGCGCCATGGGCGCACGCATTCCAGAGGGAGCCCCCATGGATTCCAACAGGTGACGGAACGGTGACTTATGGCTCACCCGAGGTGGGCTCACGCTCTCTGGGGAAGGAGGGGACATAGCAACCTCCCTGCCAGTCGACCGCGTCTTCGCCGCATGGGGGCTTGGCCGCGCCGAGGAGGTACCAACATCCCCCTCGAATCTCCGACTCACCTTTCCGGTTGCACGGCGGCTTGCGCTGCCCTGGAAAGGGCCGCGCGGGCATGGGCAGCCCTATTCCCGGATGAGGTTCGGCTGTGTACCCGGAGATGCTCAGGCCGCTGTTT
Protein-coding sequences here:
- a CDS encoding NADH:flavin oxidoreductase/NADH oxidase; this encodes MSSLLFSPLSLRSVTLRNRIAVSPMCQYSYEDGFSNDWQFVHLGSRAVGGAGLVIVEATAVVPEGRISPQDLGLWKDEHIAPLARLARFVSEQGSVPGIQIAHAGRKASTAVPWKGDGAVSPSAGGWKPVGPTAEPFSDTYPVPQALDKAGIDRVLRAFADTAVRAHTAGFRLLELHSAHGYLFHEFLSPLVNKRTDEYGGTFENRIRIVREAARAVRAKWPDELPLIVRISATDWVEEGWTVEDSVALARLLKEDGVDLMDCSSGGVVPSAKIPVGPGYQTSLAERVRREAGIPTGTVGMITSAFQAEHILRTGQADLVILARELLRDPYWPLHAAKELGADIQWPKQYERAKR